A single Lolium perenne isolate Kyuss_39 chromosome 6, Kyuss_2.0, whole genome shotgun sequence DNA region contains:
- the LOC127305573 gene encoding uncharacterized protein → MCQRLTSTAARFLQDSVGGELAAEMGEVVEPSGALSASSPWPPDSAARKRTESHFLNVEDGIDLSMQQILTSAIGLDHLLLSNLRISSSSSSVLQSYMVLDASSQEVLQQFGSQINFSQRTK, encoded by the exons ATGTGCCAGCGCTTGACCTCCACGGCTGCTCGTTTTCTTCAGGATTCGGTAGGAGGAGAGCTGGCCGCAGAGATGGGAGAGGTGGTCGAGCCATCGGGGGCCTTGTCTGCATCTTCTCCCTGGCCGCCGGATTCGGCCGCGAG GAAACGGACAGAGAGTCATTTCCTTAATGTGGAAGATGGCATCGATCTTTCCATGCAACAAATACTCACGTCGGCCATTGGATTGGATCATCTGCTACTCAGCAACCTCAG GATCTCGAGTTCGTCCAGTTCCGTCCTACAGTCATATATGGTGCTGGATGCCTCATCACAGGAAG TTTTACAACAGTTTGGCTCACAGATCAACTTCAG CCAAAGAACCAAGTAG